Proteins from a genomic interval of Polaribacter sp. Q13:
- the porQ gene encoding type IX secretion system protein PorQ: MNYKNIVFSIFIFSICSLRGQVGGEKVYQFLNVSTSARQVALGGEVLTLLDDVNQPIWNPSVISVEIDNKLSANYTSFLAGINIGSLAYAKTISRRFGTIHGSIKYIDYGSLIGADEEGNETGDFNASDIAVSVGYALNIPGSNFFVGSNIRFINSNIANFSSIGVATDLAILYYSPYKPFTFTLVSRNIGVQLETYNGVNEKLPFKVALGGSYKLEHVPLKWYATIDNLQKWDISVRNPSDQTTDLEGNVTNEKVGFIGNTFRHFVIGGELFPESLINLRLGYNFRRAAELKLQNARTFSGFSYGFGIQMNRLKFNYAYSKYHSAANASTFSLLIDLDSRR, encoded by the coding sequence ATGAATTATAAAAACATCGTATTCTCTATCTTTATTTTTTCTATTTGCTCTCTGAGAGGACAAGTTGGAGGAGAAAAAGTATATCAGTTTTTAAATGTATCTACTTCTGCTCGTCAAGTTGCATTAGGTGGAGAAGTTTTAACACTTTTAGATGATGTGAATCAACCTATATGGAACCCTTCTGTAATTAGTGTTGAGATTGACAATAAATTGTCTGCCAATTATACTAGTTTTTTAGCGGGAATAAATATTGGTTCTTTAGCTTATGCTAAAACAATTTCTAGACGGTTTGGTACCATTCATGGAAGTATTAAATATATTGATTATGGTTCTTTAATTGGAGCAGATGAAGAAGGCAATGAAACTGGAGATTTTAATGCTAGTGATATAGCGGTATCGGTGGGTTATGCTTTAAATATTCCAGGATCAAATTTTTTTGTAGGTTCTAATATTCGTTTTATAAATTCTAATATAGCTAATTTTTCTTCTATTGGTGTGGCAACAGATTTAGCTATTTTGTACTACAGTCCTTATAAGCCTTTTACGTTTACTTTGGTTTCTAGAAATATAGGTGTTCAATTAGAGACTTATAATGGAGTAAACGAAAAATTACCTTTTAAAGTTGCTTTAGGTGGTTCTTATAAATTAGAACATGTTCCTTTAAAATGGTATGCTACTATTGATAATTTACAGAAATGGGATATCTCAGTGCGAAACCCATCTGATCAAACAACGGATTTAGAAGGGAATGTTACTAATGAGAAAGTTGGTTTTATTGGTAATACTTTTAGACATTTTGTAATTGGGGGAGAGTTGTTTCCTGAGAGTTTGATTAATTTAAGGTTGGGCTATAATTTTAGAAGAGCAGCGGAATTAAAATTACAAAATGCGAGAACTTTTAGTGGTTTTTCTTATGGATTTGGAATTCAAATGAATAGGTTAAAGTTTAATTATGCGTATTCTAAGTATCACTCTGCAGCAAATGCAAGTACTTTTAGTTTATTAATAGATTTAGATAGTAGAAGATAA
- the cmk gene encoding (d)CMP kinase, protein MSKKIIIAIDGFSSTGKSTIAKLLAKKYNYIYVDTGAMYRAVTLFAKQNSFVGKDFLDKEALVSSLKDISLTFQFNKELGFAEMFLNGENVEKEIRTLEVSQLVSKVATISAVRKKLVAEQQIMGENSGIVMDGRDIGTVVFPGAELKLFMTASADKRATRRYKELVDRGDKVDFKDILFNVEERDRIDSTREDSPLMKAIDAIGFDNSDMGITEQFERICTLVDRKLSE, encoded by the coding sequence ATGAGTAAAAAAATTATTATTGCAATTGATGGATTTTCATCTACCGGTAAAAGTACCATTGCTAAATTACTAGCAAAAAAGTATAATTATATTTATGTAGATACTGGTGCAATGTACAGAGCTGTTACTTTGTTTGCAAAACAAAATAGTTTTGTAGGTAAAGATTTTTTAGATAAAGAAGCACTTGTTTCTAGTTTAAAAGATATTTCTCTTACTTTTCAGTTTAACAAGGAATTGGGTTTTGCGGAAATGTTTTTGAATGGTGAAAATGTTGAGAAAGAAATTAGGACTTTAGAGGTATCTCAATTGGTTAGTAAAGTAGCTACTATTTCTGCAGTAAGAAAAAAGTTGGTGGCTGAACAACAAATAATGGGAGAAAATAGTGGAATTGTTATGGACGGTAGAGATATTGGTACTGTTGTTTTTCCGGGTGCAGAACTGAAATTATTTATGACCGCATCTGCGGATAAAAGGGCAACCAGACGTTATAAAGAGTTGGTTGATAGAGGTGATAAAGTGGATTTTAAAGATATTCTTTTTAATGTTGAAGAAAGAGATAGAATTGATTCTACGAGAGAAGACTCTCCTTTAATGAAAGCAATTGATGCAATTGGTTTTGATAATTCTGATATGGGAATTACAGAGCAATTTGAACGTATTTGTACGTTAGTAGATAGAAAACTTTCTGAATAA
- a CDS encoding 7-carboxy-7-deazaguanine synthase QueE — MDKKTKDLVNKGIMLPLMEEFYTIQGEGSHTGTAAYFIRVGGCDVGCHWCDVKESWNAELHPPTLADTIVKNVTKHAKTVVITGGEPLMWPMNYITELLQQNNIKTHIETSGAYSFSGKWDWFCLSPKKTKMPLDECYPEADELKMIIHNKSDFDFAEQEAAKVGEKCQLFLQPEWSKKEKMTPEIVDYVMKNPKWKISLQTHKYLNIP; from the coding sequence ATGGATAAAAAGACAAAAGATTTAGTAAACAAAGGTATTATGCTTCCGTTAATGGAAGAGTTTTATACAATACAAGGTGAAGGTTCTCATACAGGCACTGCAGCTTATTTTATTAGAGTTGGTGGTTGCGATGTGGGTTGCCATTGGTGTGATGTTAAAGAAAGTTGGAATGCAGAATTGCACCCACCAACCCTAGCAGATACAATTGTAAAGAATGTAACAAAACACGCTAAAACGGTTGTTATTACGGGTGGAGAACCTTTAATGTGGCCAATGAATTATATTACAGAATTACTTCAGCAGAATAATATAAAAACACATATAGAAACTTCTGGAGCCTATTCTTTTTCCGGAAAATGGGATTGGTTTTGTCTTTCACCAAAGAAAACAAAAATGCCTTTAGACGAATGTTATCCAGAAGCAGACGAACTTAAAATGATTATTCATAACAAGTCAGATTTTGATTTTGCTGAACAAGAAGCTGCCAAAGTTGGCGAAAAATGCCAGTTATTTTTACAACCAGAATGGAGTAAAAAAGAAAAAATGACACCAGAAATTGTAGATTATGTGATGAAAAATCCGAAATGGAAAATTTCTTTACAAACGCATAAATACCTGAATATTCCATAA
- the rpsA gene encoding 30S ribosomal protein S1: protein MSEETKNTEEQLVATEVQETATPAVDPQQFLADFNWHKYEQGIEAVDEEKLQAFEKALEGTVGFVNERDVIEGTVIRITDRDAIIDINSKSEGVISLNEFRYNQGLAVGDKVEVLVDKREDSSGQLVLSHKKARVIKAWERVNNAHETGEVVNGFVKCRTRGGMIVDVFGIEAFLPGSQIDVKPIRDYDQYVEKTMEFKVVKINHEFKNVVVSHKALIEADIELQKKEIIGQLEKGQVLEGIVKNITSYGVFVDLGGVDGLVHITDLSWSRINHPNEVVELDQKLNVVILDFDDNKSRIQLGLKQLSAHPWEALNTDLKVGDKVTGEVVVLADYGAFVEVEQGVEGLIHVSEMSWSTHLRSAQDFVKVGDKVEAQILTLDREDRKMSLGIKQLHPDPWTDITTKYPVGSTHTGTVRNYTNFGVFVELEEGIDGLVYISDLSWTKKVKHPSDFVTVGDKLEVQVLELDVENRKLNLGHKQTQDNPWDAHEATYAIGSKHTGTIKEKNDKGAVVTFADGVEGFAPTRFLEKEDGSKLEKGDTIEFVVLEFSKEYRRVVVSHTSLFKEQEKRNVKVAVKKAAEAEKTTLGDIGGLAALKKKMEEGK from the coding sequence ATGTCTGAAGAAACAAAAAACACTGAAGAGCAATTAGTTGCTACTGAAGTACAAGAAACAGCGACTCCAGCTGTAGATCCACAACAATTTTTAGCTGATTTTAACTGGCACAAATACGAACAAGGTATTGAAGCTGTTGATGAGGAAAAATTACAAGCATTTGAAAAAGCGTTAGAAGGAACTGTAGGTTTTGTAAACGAGCGTGACGTAATTGAAGGAACTGTAATCAGAATTACTGATAGAGATGCAATCATCGATATCAACTCTAAATCTGAAGGAGTTATTTCTTTAAACGAATTCCGTTACAACCAAGGTTTAGCTGTTGGAGATAAAGTAGAAGTATTAGTTGACAAAAGAGAAGATTCTTCTGGTCAGTTAGTATTATCTCACAAAAAAGCAAGAGTTATTAAAGCATGGGAACGTGTTAACAATGCTCATGAAACTGGTGAAGTAGTTAACGGTTTCGTTAAATGTAGAACTAGAGGTGGTATGATTGTAGATGTTTTCGGAATCGAAGCATTCTTACCAGGATCTCAAATTGACGTTAAGCCAATTAGAGATTACGATCAATATGTTGAGAAAACAATGGAATTCAAAGTTGTTAAAATCAACCACGAATTTAAAAACGTTGTTGTATCTCATAAAGCTCTTATTGAAGCTGATATTGAATTACAGAAAAAAGAAATTATTGGTCAATTAGAAAAAGGACAAGTATTAGAAGGTATTGTTAAAAACATTACTTCTTATGGTGTCTTTGTTGATTTAGGTGGTGTAGACGGATTAGTACATATTACTGATTTATCTTGGTCAAGAATCAATCATCCTAATGAGGTTGTAGAATTAGATCAAAAATTAAACGTTGTAATTTTAGACTTTGATGATAACAAATCTAGAATTCAATTAGGTTTAAAACAATTATCTGCTCATCCTTGGGAAGCTTTAAACACTGACTTAAAAGTTGGAGATAAAGTAACTGGTGAAGTTGTTGTTTTAGCTGATTATGGTGCGTTTGTAGAAGTAGAACAAGGAGTAGAAGGGTTAATTCACGTTTCTGAAATGTCTTGGTCAACTCACTTACGTTCTGCACAAGATTTCGTAAAAGTTGGAGATAAAGTTGAAGCTCAAATTTTAACTTTAGACCGTGAAGACCGTAAAATGTCTTTAGGTATTAAACAATTACACCCAGATCCTTGGACAGATATTACTACTAAATATCCTGTAGGTTCTACTCACACTGGTACAGTTCGTAACTATACTAACTTTGGTGTATTCGTAGAATTAGAAGAAGGTATTGATGGTTTAGTTTATATCTCAGACTTATCTTGGACTAAGAAAGTGAAACATCCTTCAGATTTTGTAACTGTTGGTGATAAGCTTGAAGTACAAGTATTAGAATTAGATGTAGAGAACAGAAAGTTAAACTTAGGTCATAAGCAAACTCAAGATAACCCTTGGGATGCACATGAAGCTACGTATGCAATCGGTTCTAAGCACACAGGAACAATCAAAGAAAAGAATGATAAAGGAGCAGTTGTAACTTTCGCTGATGGCGTAGAAGGATTTGCACCTACAAGATTCTTAGAAAAAGAAGATGGTTCTAAATTAGAAAAAGGAGACACAATAGAATTTGTAGTTTTAGAATTCTCTAAAGAATACAGAAGAGTTGTTGTTTCTCATACATCTTTATTTAAAGAGCAAGAGAAAAGAAATGTGAAAGTTGCCGTTAAGAAAGCAGCAGAAGCAGAAAAAACTACCTTAGGAGATATTGGTGGTCTTGCAGCATTAAAGAAAAAAATGGAAGAAGGTAAATAA
- the glmM gene encoding phosphoglucosamine mutase, which translates to MTLIKSISGIRGTIGGKTADNLTPIDAVKFASAYGAFIKARNAGKKKIKVVIGRDARISGKMISSLVANTLVGLGIDVIDLGLSTTPTVEVAVPLEKADGGIILTASHNPKQWNALKLLNEKGEFLNGAEGEQILALAESEDFSFAEVDDLGSYKKNKKYLKKHIKEVLKLDLVDVKAIKKAKCKVVVDGVNSTGGIFIPALLKELGVKCIELYCTPNGQFPHNPEPLKEHLTDISELVVKKKADFGIVVDPDVDRLALISEDGSMFGEEYTLVACADYVLGKLGGGNTVSNLSSSRALRDVTQKHGGTYTASAVGEVNVVIKMKETNTVIGGEGNGGIIYPASHYGRDSLVGVALFLSHLANKKISCKELRDSYPSYFMSKNKIQLTPEIDVDKILETMASTYSNEDVNTIDGVKIDFADEWIHLRKSNTEPIIRIYTEAKSQQAADDLAVRFINEIKAIIA; encoded by the coding sequence ATGACATTAATAAAATCAATATCAGGAATTAGAGGAACCATTGGTGGAAAAACTGCTGATAATTTAACACCAATAGATGCAGTAAAGTTTGCTTCTGCTTACGGTGCATTTATTAAAGCAAGAAATGCAGGTAAGAAAAAAATAAAAGTGGTTATTGGTAGAGATGCTCGTATTTCTGGTAAAATGATATCTAGTTTAGTAGCGAATACGTTAGTTGGTTTAGGAATAGATGTAATCGATTTAGGTTTATCTACAACACCAACCGTAGAAGTTGCTGTACCTTTAGAAAAAGCAGATGGAGGAATCATCTTAACCGCTTCTCACAATCCAAAACAATGGAATGCTTTAAAATTATTAAACGAAAAAGGAGAATTCTTAAACGGAGCAGAAGGAGAACAAATTTTAGCTTTAGCAGAAAGTGAAGATTTCTCTTTTGCAGAAGTAGACGATTTAGGTTCTTACAAAAAGAACAAAAAATACTTAAAAAAGCACATTAAAGAAGTCTTAAAGTTAGATTTAGTAGATGTAAAAGCCATTAAAAAAGCAAAATGTAAGGTAGTTGTAGATGGAGTAAATTCTACAGGAGGAATTTTTATTCCTGCTTTATTAAAAGAATTAGGTGTAAAATGTATTGAATTATACTGTACACCAAACGGACAGTTTCCTCACAATCCAGAACCATTAAAAGAGCACTTAACAGATATATCTGAATTAGTAGTTAAGAAAAAAGCAGATTTCGGAATTGTAGTGGATCCAGATGTAGATCGTTTGGCTTTAATTTCTGAAGACGGTTCTATGTTCGGAGAAGAATATACATTAGTTGCTTGTGCAGATTATGTTTTAGGGAAATTAGGAGGAGGAAATACGGTTTCTAATTTATCATCTTCTAGAGCCTTAAGAGATGTTACCCAAAAACATGGCGGAACATACACTGCTTCTGCAGTTGGTGAAGTAAATGTGGTTATCAAAATGAAAGAAACCAATACAGTAATTGGTGGAGAAGGAAATGGCGGAATCATTTATCCTGCTTCTCATTATGGTAGAGATTCTCTAGTAGGTGTTGCTTTGTTTTTATCGCATTTAGCAAATAAAAAAATATCTTGTAAAGAATTAAGAGATTCTTACCCAAGTTATTTTATGAGTAAAAATAAAATTCAGTTAACACCAGAAATAGATGTTGACAAGATTTTAGAAACAATGGCGTCTACCTATTCTAACGAAGATGTTAATACAATAGATGGTGTAAAAATTGATTTTGCAGACGAATGGATTCATTTAAGAAAATCGAATACAGAACCAATTATTAGAATTTATACAGAAGCAAAATCACAGCAAGCTGCAGATGACTTAGCAGTAAGATTTATCAATGAAATTAAAGCAATTATAGCATAA
- a CDS encoding lysophospholipid acyltransferase family protein, whose product MHLIVFSLIYPFIWLFSKLPMRILYLISDGLYYLNYYIIGYRKKVVLENLRLAFPEKSEKEIIKISKGFLRHLSDFIVETIKTFTISEKEISKRIKYKNIDLLKEVAKNGKSISLVGIHQANWEWLTGLPLQIKKPDFYAAYTKVENKYFEKVVKMSRSKFGGTLYRTTDTIRNIHRNFVNKKQGIYILLSDQSPIINKTHYWSEFMGIKVPIHTGAEALAKRYDMSFVYWTTRKIKRGYYEVEFELITENPKEYKDYQLTDKFLEITERNIRNQPEVYLWSHKRFKHRNKVPKEFL is encoded by the coding sequence ATGCATTTAATAGTCTTTAGTCTTATATATCCTTTCATCTGGTTATTTTCTAAACTTCCTATGAGGATATTATACCTAATTTCCGATGGACTTTACTACTTAAACTACTATATTATTGGTTATAGAAAAAAAGTTGTACTAGAAAATTTACGTTTAGCTTTTCCTGAAAAAAGTGAGAAAGAAATTATAAAAATAAGTAAAGGTTTTCTTAGACATCTTTCCGATTTTATTGTAGAAACGATAAAAACCTTTACAATTTCCGAAAAAGAAATTTCCAAAAGAATAAAATATAAAAATATTGATTTACTTAAAGAAGTTGCAAAAAACGGAAAAAGTATTTCGTTAGTTGGAATTCATCAAGCAAATTGGGAATGGCTTACGGGTTTACCTTTACAAATTAAAAAACCAGATTTTTATGCTGCTTATACTAAGGTCGAAAATAAGTATTTTGAAAAGGTTGTTAAAATGTCTCGCTCTAAATTTGGCGGAACACTGTATAGAACAACAGATACAATAAGAAATATTCACAGGAATTTTGTAAATAAAAAACAAGGAATTTATATTTTGTTAAGCGATCAATCTCCAATAATAAATAAAACTCATTATTGGTCTGAATTTATGGGAATAAAAGTTCCTATTCATACGGGTGCCGAAGCATTAGCTAAAAGGTACGATATGTCTTTTGTATATTGGACGACAAGAAAAATTAAAAGAGGTTATTATGAAGTAGAATTTGAATTGATTACTGAAAACCCAAAAGAATATAAAGATTACCAACTTACCGATAAGTTTTTAGAAATAACGGAAAGGAATATTAGAAACCAACCAGAGGTTTATTTATGGTCTCACAAACGTTTTAAACATAGAAATAAAGTACCAAAAGAGTTTTTATAA
- a CDS encoding rhomboid family intramembrane serine protease: MMNNINQAVLLLIIANVLVSMKGFKDYAFLDKYKFQVGKVLSGEKIRTITSGFLHVDWMHLGFNMYALYLFGDIVVHILGVVNFLIIYFGSLLAGSLYSLRYHKNDPYYSAIGASGAVSGIVYASILLYPGMELYLFFIPIPIPGYIFGVGYLLYSIYGMKKQLGNVGHSAHLGGAIGGFVISLLLNPSLFNTNKILVISLGIPIILLLLFGDKLKNL, translated from the coding sequence ATGATGAATAATATAAATCAAGCAGTTTTATTACTAATTATAGCCAATGTTTTGGTTTCTATGAAAGGGTTTAAGGATTATGCTTTTCTAGACAAATATAAATTTCAAGTAGGTAAAGTTTTATCTGGCGAAAAAATAAGAACAATTACCTCTGGTTTTCTGCATGTTGATTGGATGCATCTTGGTTTTAATATGTATGCTTTATATCTTTTTGGAGATATTGTAGTACATATTTTAGGAGTTGTAAATTTTTTAATTATTTATTTTGGTAGTCTATTAGCAGGCAGTTTATATTCACTTAGATACCACAAAAATGATCCTTATTATAGTGCCATAGGTGCCTCTGGTGCAGTTTCTGGTATTGTATATGCATCTATACTTTTATATCCGGGAATGGAACTGTATTTATTTTTTATTCCAATACCAATTCCTGGTTATATTTTTGGAGTTGGGTATTTACTATATTCAATTTACGGAATGAAAAAGCAATTGGGTAATGTCGGTCATTCTGCACATTTAGGGGGAGCTATAGGAGGTTTTGTAATATCACTTTTATTAAACCCTTCATTATTTAATACAAATAAGATTTTAGTTATCTCATTGGGTATCCCAATTATTTTGTTATTACTTTTTGGTGATAAATTAAAAAATTTATAA